The Pseudostreptobacillus hongkongensis nucleotide sequence ATAGCCATATCTTAAAACAGAATCAAAATCTGTGTACTTAATCTACTAATTTTTATTTAATAAAAAGTCTAATATATTTATTCGCTTTATTCCATCTTCATTTTATAATAACTTTTTTAAGTCCACTTTAAAAACTTTTGGTTTTAACTAACCTTTTATACTTCACTAAAAAATGCACAAGTTTTCACCTGTGCATCTATATTTATTTACCTAGTTTTATTTCATTCCATATCTTATCTTGAATTTCTTTTGTTTCTTCATCTAAAGCTCTTGGTAGTTTTGCCTTAGATCTTATTTCTTCTGCAGATATTATTGGTTTAACATCTGAATTTTCTTCAACACCTTTAATTATACTTGGATTTCTTAACACTTTTAAAACTTCAACAAAGTTTTCTGGTCTGTATAAGAACTCTAAGAATTTATATGCATTTTCCTTATTAGGTGCTGTTTTAGTTATAGCCATGCTATCTATATACATCATAGCTCCTTGAGGTGCAAAATATTCAAATTTATTTGCATCAGTTCCTTCTACTTCATAATATACATCTGGATAACCATGAACTATAGCAAATTCACCACTTGCCATACCTTTCCCAGCTGCATTAGAATCGAACTTAGCAAGATTAGCTGCCCATTCTTGAACTTTAGCCTTAGCCTTATTTAACTCATCTAAATTTTTAGAATCTGATTCATATCCTAAATATTGAAGAGCTAATCCTAAAACTTCACGACCATCATCAAGCATAGTCATTCTACCTTTAAATTTAGTGTCTAAGAATATATCTGGCGTTTTAACATAATCTTTACCAATCATATCTGTATTAACAGTTATTCCTGTTGCCATATATGAATAAGGTATACTATAGTTTAAACCATCATCATAAACTTTAGAAATTTCTAATAAATCTAACTTTTCGTCCATATTTTCAAAAGTTTTACCAAGTTTTGACTTATCTAATTTTTCAAGTAAATCTGCTCCAACCATAACTGGAATATAGTCTGTTGAAGGTGAAACTATATCATATTCACTAGAACCTGCCATAAGTTTAGCAATCATAGTATCGTTATTATCATAATAACTTAAATTAACTTTTATACCTGTTTCTGCTTCAAAATCTTTTACAACTTTATCTGGAACAAAATATGTCCAAGTATAAATGTTTAATTCATTAGTACTCTTATTATCAGAAGTACTACCTCCACAACTTACTAAAAGTGTCAACATAGACACCATTAAAAATAGAAATCTTTTCAACTATCTACCTCCTAAATATTTTTTAGCTATTTCTCTATCATCAAAATGTATTTTTTCTCTACCAATAATTTGATAATCTTCATGTCCTTTTCCAGCTATCAAGAGTATATCATTTTTTTGTAACATTTGTATAGCTTTTTTTATAGCTTCTTCTCTATCCACTATTCTATAATATTCTATATCATGCATACCCTTTTCAACATCATCTAATATTTTTTCTGGATCTTCACATCTAGGGTTATCAGAAGTTATATATACCACATCACTAAATCTAGATGCAACATCTGCCATTATAGGTCTTTTAGTATTATCTCTATCTCCACCAGCTCCAAATACTGTTATTACTCTATTTTTTTTCATTATATTTAATGTTTTTAAAATATTCTCTAATCCATCAGGAGTATGAGCATAATCAACTACAACCATAACATCCTTATCATTTTCTATAATCTCAAATCTACCTGCTATAGATTTAACAGTTTCTAGTTTTGATATGACCTCATCTAAATCCATACCTAAGTTTAAACAACATAAAACTACTCCTAAAATATTAGAAAGGTTGTATTCTCCCATAAGTTTAGTAACTATTTCATATTCTTTATCACCTTTTGTTATTTTTACCCTCATACCTTTTAATGTATATTCAAGTATTTCACCTTTTATATTAGCATCTTCTTTTATAGAAAAAGTATAAGATTTATCTTCAAGTCTTCTACAATATTTATCGTCTTTATTTACTATTAATTTAGAACCATCTTTCATAAGATTTACAATAGAGGCTTTAGCCTGATAATAGTTTTCCATAGTTTTATGAAAATCTAAATGATCCTGTGTAAGATTAGTAAATATTGCACTATCAAATCTAAGCATATTAACTCTACCTATAGCTAAAGCATGTGAACTTACTTCCATCAAGAAATATTCAACACCTTTTTCCACACTTTTTTTCATAAGTTTTATAAGGTCTAATGATTCTGGTGTAGTATTTTTAGCTGGATATTCTTCATCTAATACCCTATAACCAGTAGTTCCAATTCTTGCAGAATTAGTTAATATAGATTCTAAAATATATGTAGATGTTGTTTTACCATTAGTTCCTGTTACTCCAACTATCTTTAACTTATTTTGAGGATATCCATAAAAATTAGAAGCAATTTTACCTAATTTTTCTCTTAAATTCTTAACATATACTATATTAACCCCTTCTGGATAATCTATATCATCTCTTTCTACTATTATCATAGATGCGCCTTGATTTATAGCTTTATCAATAAAATTATGTCCATCTACAACAGAACCTACTAAAGCTACAAACACATCATTTTTAGATATACTTCTAGAATCATAGTCCATTTCTTTAAATTCTTTGTTTTCACCATTTCTTAAAACAACATAGTCTAAACCTTTAAAAATTTCTTCTATTTTCATAACTCTCCTATTTTCCACTTATAGTAGAATAAACTAAATCAACATATTTTTTTACACCATTTTGTTTAGGATGTGTCCCATCTTTATAGAATAATTCTCTATTTCCTTTTGCTACTGAATACCAATCTATCATTTTAATATTAGGATATGTTTCTGATAAATTCTTAATTTCAGCATTTACACTTTTTTCCCAAGAATCTGGAACAACAACATTAATGAAATATATTTCTCTATTTCCTAATATAGCTAAAACTTTTTCTAAATCTTTTTTAGAAATTGTTCCATTAGTTCCAAGTCCTATTACTACTGTATCGTATAAAGTACCCTTTGATTTCATATCTTCAAGTATTTCTGGTAGTTTTGAAAATTGTCTTGAAACTTTAGAATCAATAACTGCATTAGGATATTTCTTCTTAAGCTCAGTTTTAGTCATTTCCATTACAGAATCTCCAACAAAACTTATTTTTCTATCATCTACCCCACTAACCTTATTCTCCGCTACTGTTTCTTTATTTTCCTCTACTTTAGGTGTTTCAGTTTCCACCTTAGATTGTTCTTCTCGAATTTTATTCATTTCCTCTAGATCTTTATTTACATAATCAGGTAAAGCATAAACACTCCCTACCGTCAGAATAAATAACCCTATTAATATTTTTTTCATTTCAAATCCTTTCTTTTCAAAAATATAGTATGATATTTCTGAAATTACTATCAAGACTACTATTTCTATTAAAAACTTAACTGAAAAATCTAATGTTGACCATTTAAAAATTTCTCTTAAGAATATCATGATAGGAAATTGCCATAAATAGTATTGATATTCTCTTTTACCTATAAAAGATATAAATGATAATATATGGCTAACTACTGGTAGTTCTACTTTTTTAATATTAGTTTTAACAAGTAAAACTGCTATTAAAGATACAAGTAAACTCGTAATATATAGTCCACCATAATAGTTTATAGGATTTTGATAATCTATAAAGAATGAATATGCTATCAACAAAATATATCCTATTATACTTGATAACAATAAATATGTTTTTTCTATTAACGATATTTTTCTATTATAATAAAAAGCTGCAACTGCTGCTGCTATAAAGAAGGTAAACATTCTTGTATCTGTTCCATAATATATAACAGAAAAGTCAACTCCATTATAGAACTTATGCCCCATAATCAAAGCAGATATTAAACTAATACTCAAGAATACCCAACTCATATTTTTAGTTGACATTTTAACTTTTCTAAACCCTATTATTAATAAAGGTAGTATTATATACATTTGTAATTGAAAAGAAAGTGCCCAAATATGAGTTAAAGGTAACAATGTATTATACTTATCAAAATATGATATTTTATAAATTATTTGAAATAAGTTATTAACTCCAAAGACTGAATATACAGCACTTGCCCTATACTTAGCTTCTAATCCACCATTCAAAAAATATATAGCTAAAGTTGAAAATAAAATTATAGTTAATAAACTCGGGTAAATTCTAACTATTCTTTTTTTAATTTCTTCCCAAAAAGTAAAGTCTCTTTTTAATAAGTTGTCTGTAACTAAGTACCCACTTAATGCAAAAAATACTATAACCCCTACATACATTCCTTGATATGAAAACCAGTGGTAAACACATATCATAATAAGAGCTATTGCTCTTAAAATATCTAATCCTTCTATTCTTCTCTTCTTATTCATTTTCTCCATTCTTCCTTTAACATTTTTAATATATTTTATCATATCTATATAAATATTACTATATATTTAAAGAAAGAAAAAAGAAAGTCTAAACTTTCTTTAACCTTTTTATTCATGTTTAACTTTTATTTTCAACCTAATTTTCTAATAATATTATACAACTTTAAAGAATAAATCAATAAATTATATCTTACCTCTAAAAGCCTTATCAAGTATACTTTTTTCAAATAAAGAAATCCTAAATTAAAATAGTAAGTGTCTATATTTGTTTTAGGAGCTCCTCCACTAATTATAGATGTTATATCTCCAAGCCTTACACATTCCCATTTTTCTGGTAATTCATATGGTTGTTCTTTCTTGGGTATCTCTTTTATGTTATATACCATACTAGTCCTCTTCTGTTAACCCACTATTTTTTAATTCTTGGATTACTTCATCTAAAAGAGAAATAGCTTCTTTTAAACCATCTATTATTTCTAATGTATTTGATATTGGATTAGGTAACTTGTATAAATCAAGTAAAGTTTCATCTTTTATTAGTCCTAAATCTAAAGAGTAATCTTTCTTTATTACTTCATCTATACTTACCTTATTCCATCTTTCTAATTCTTCTTTTCTTTTTTCATCTTTATATGTATTTTCAAATTCTTCAAAATATTTTTCTGTAAGTGATGTATTTTTACCAAAATTAGGCATATTTGTTCTTAAATCATAGAACCATATATCCTTTGTATTATTCATATCAGTTTTACCTCTATTAAAGAATAATACATTAGTTTTTACTCCTTGAGCATAAAATATTCCTGTAGGTAATCTTAATATAGTATGAACGTTACATTTATTTAATAAATCTTTTCTTATTTCTTTTCCTACTCCACCTTTTTTGTACCAAATGGAGGATTCGTTAATATTAAATCAAAATTTTTAAGTTCTATTCCTAAAGATGATAAAGTATCCCCTTGTAAGAATGTCCCCACTATTCCATGTAGTAATAATTCATTACTCCTTGTCTATGAGTATCAGCTACAAGTTCATAACCTAAAAAGGCTTGTTTTTTCTGAAAATCATATTCTTCATCTTTAAGATCTATATAATCATCTGTCTTTGATTTAAGGTATCTATCACCTGATATTATGAAACCTAAAATACCACATGTTAAATCGTATAGGCAACATCAATGTATTAAAGTCTAATTCTCTGTTAATTCAGTTGGATTATTAATCCTATAAACTGGGATTTATCATACACTTTTATAGTTTAAACTTGATATAAAAATCAAACTATAAATACTATTTCATAACATTAAGCCCTACTCTTTACACCATATAAATGAGTCCAAAGGAATTTGATTACGATTTAAATTCATTTAAAAAACGTTCTGCATAGCCTTCATTATTGAGCACATCCTTAATTCCTTTTATCTTTTCTTCACGTTCTTGTATATCTAAATTCAGCAATAACTTTGTTTCTATAATTAAATTTTGAATATTTTCATCTTCTACATAATCGTAGAGATCTTCCAATCTTTTAATCTTTTCTTCTGTTGCTAGATTATGTTCAATAACATCATTAATTATTTCAATACATTCTTTTTGGGCAGGAAATTCAAACATTACATTTTCTTCTGCAAATAGCGAAATCAACTTTTCTCTGTCATACGGCTTATCTAATTCTTCGTATAAGAATTCTACCTCATCTACCAGGTCTTGTGGAATTATTCCTCTAGTAATATCACTTAAATATGTTATTAAATTTGCCGGATCAAACCCCAGTGCCTCAATCTCATCCACATATTTCAAAAAACTCGTTTTATCTTTAGAGTTTCGCAAGTAAATTAGGAGCTCTTTTACAGCTAAATATTCATTGTCCTGATCTTTTATTAGAGATTTTTCTTGACTATAGAATATTTTGGATGCTTTTGAATCTGACCGTAATTCATATGTATATGTTTGATTTTTTGAACTTCCCTTTATAACTAACTTATAGTATTTTGCAGCTATACTTTTTAAAGTTCGACCAAACAATTCTTTTACATTTTCATTTACTACAATAAAGCTGCCATAAAAAAACCCTGTATTGGTTTCCACATAATTGGAATCGCTTTTTAAAAAAGTACGAATTAGCTCTATCTCTTTGTCCCAGTCTCCATCAATATTAAATCTCATATATCTTGCTGTATTATAAAATCCACACAAAAGTTCAAATAAAGCATTTTCTTGTTTTGAGAACTCTATGTTTTCGTTATGAATTTTTAACACTTCTTTTATTTTATCTCTCAATCCAGTATGGCTATGAGTGATTAACTCCTTTTCAAATTTTGTTTCATCAACCTCATCATCCAATGTCCACAATACATAAACTATTTTTTCTAAGCGCTCAATTCCTACCGCCATATTATAGAGAGACGCAAAAGTTGGTCCTTTATTCGATATATATTTTAATCGACAAAATTCATGAATGCCATTATATATAAACTCACCTGCAATGTCCAACTCTATAACCATATTAAAATTCTTATATTTCCACCGTTGATCCATTTCTTCACCTATAAATTAAAATTTATCTCTATTATTAACTGAAAAATAATTATTTCTTTTCCTCTAATTTTTTAATACCACTATCACCAAGTTTTTCAAGTGATATCAATTGTGTTATTGCAAGTTTTCTAAGCTCTATCATCCTTTCCTTTTGTTCCATACCTTTACCGATAAGAATTGCATTATAGCTTTCCATATTGGCAAGCACCAGTAACTCATTCAGACTTGCATAGTCCCTCATATTACCTTTCAAATCTGGATTTTCTTCACGCCACTGTTTTGCTCGCTTGTTAAATAATGCAACATTGAGCATATCTGCTTCACTTGCATATTTATAGGATAACTGTTCATTGGTAAGATCCTTTAATAGATATTCTTTGATTGCATCTGTATGGATTTTATAGTTAATCTTAGAAATTTCTCTATTCAAATTCCAACCTAATGATAGCTTAGAATTTTCATCTAACTTAAGCCTTTTGTAATCTTGGATTAAATAGAGCTTAAACTCTGCTGAAATCCACGAAGCAAATTCCATTGCTATATCAGGATGAGCGAACGTTCCTCCGCCTCTCCCAGATTTAGAAACAATACCGATCGCATTTGTATTTTCAATCCATCTTTGAGGCGATAATGTGAATGCATTTGTTCCTGCTTCCTTTCTAAAGGAGTCGAATTCGACCCCTTTAAAATTAGGATTATGAATAGTCTCCCATAAACCAAGGAATTCAATTGTATCTCTTACTCTTAGCCAGTTTTTAACAACATCTTTAGGTTCATGCACATTTTTGTATCTTGCAATATCCGTTAAACTTATATAGTCATTTTTAAAGTCTTCAGTATAAATTTGAATAGCAAAACCTTTTGCTTCAATCGTGTCTTTTTTCACCTTAGACATGTGAGTGCCTCCTTTATGTTGATGTACTGTTTACAACATTTATTTTCGTAATAACTGCTCTAAACAGCACACCAACGATTCATTTTTTTGATTTTAAACTTTGGTAGAAGCTCTAAAACCTTTGTATTTACTTGACTATTTGCCTGTGTCATTATTATGACACAAAATCCATCAGCTGGATCACATATTTTTTCTCCTATTTTTGGTTCTATAACCTTAACTATAGAATCTATTAACACACGAGGAGTAAAGTACTGTCCTACACCAGATTTCTTTTCTGAGGCATTTTTTCTAATAAACCTTCATAAAGATCCCCTAAATCTTCTTTATCTACTGAATACCAGTCTATCTTATCTATTTCATAAAATATCTTTCTTAAATTAGATGGTTCTTCTATATTTGTTTTTGCATTCTTATATATAGTAGAAAGTGAAGTTGCACTTTGAGATAAATCAATTAAAGCTCTTTGATAAGTTGACTTTAATTCTAATCCATCTAAAAGTATTAAATTATCCCAGCTATATTCTTCAGGTATTTCTTTTTCTTGTTCTTTTTCTTTTGCCATTTTTAAGAATAATATATATGTCAACTCTGTAACATATTCGTGATATGTAATACCATCATCTCTTAAAACATTGCATAAATTCCATAATTTTTGTACTATTTCATTACATTTTCTTGTTGCACGTCCCAACATTTGATGATAAAGTATACGGCTATTTACTTTTCTTAAAAATACAAGATTAGAAATTCTTGGAACATCTATACCCATTGTAAGTAAATCAACAGTAACTACTATAGTTGGATATATTTCATTTTTAAATTTCTTAATAAGATTGTCTATATCTTTAATTTCACCAGTCATTCTAACTATCATATCATCGTTAATATCATATATTCCTTGTTCTATATATGCTTGTTTTAAATATTCAACTATCTTGTCTGCATGATTTCTATTAACTGAAAATATTAAAGTTTTAGCAGGACCCTCTGGATTAATATTCTCAGCAAGAGCTTCACAAACTACCCTATTAAAATTATCGTTTGTAATTTTTCTATTAAATCCTATGGCGAATAAAAGCCTTTAAGTGCTTTAAAAGGCATTTTCTTATCCCTTAAATCTTTAAATAGTATACCTGATTTTTCAGGTAAATCCTTATTATATTCCCTACCATTACTTGAAAATATGAACGGTACCTTATATTCCCTTTCTTCTACATTTTTATATAGTATAACTCCATCAGGTAAATTTATACCTTTTGAATATATAGTTGCATCATTATTAAGTGCACCTAAAACATCTTCTTCAAATTTTTTAGCTTCAATTATACCTACAAGTTTAAGACCTACAAATAAGGCATAATCTGCATATCCTTTTTTCCCATTTTCCTTAATACAAGGCCATTCTGCTATAGTTAAATTCTTATTATTTTGAGGCTTAACTTTACCATATTTTATAACCTCGGTATCAACTTCCCAACCTGCTTATCTTAATTTTTCATCTATAATTACTCTTGTTTCTTTTTCATTTAATTCACGCTTAACCTTACCACGTAAGATTTTTCTTCTCTCTTCTTTAGACTTTAAATATTCTAATTTAGAAAAAACATCTTCTAATTCTTTTTCCTTTTCATCTGTTATTTTAACAAGTTCTTCATATCTTTTAGTATTATCAATATTTTCTGGTTTTTTATATACAACCGTTTCTGCATTAAAATTAAAATCTGTACCATATATTTCTTAAAACCATGCTCCAAGTTTTACAGAAAGAGATATTAAAGTCGGCCATTTCACTGTACCATAAGTTCCATGTGCTGCCTTATTACCTTTAATACGCAAAATATTTAATATATCTTCTATATCATTTGTAATCAGACTATATCTTTCTAATATACTTATCCTTTTATATGCTTCGGTTGTTTTTGTGGTATCTAAATTTTCAAGAATAAATATATTTTTTACCAATTCTTCACTAAATTGTCTAAGTTTCATAATTTATGTATTAGGATCTTTATACATTACACTTTCAGCCATTTCACCTATTCTTGCTAATTGTTCCAAATCCTTTTCTAAAAACTAAAATTTGAAACCATCTATTCTTATATCGCATATTTCATCTTTGTTAAAATTATACCATAAAATATATATTTTTAACAAAAAATATTCATAAATTATATCTTATATTCTTCACTTTATTTTTACTCATATTAATGATATAATTAAAAATATTATATTAAGTGAGGTGATATTGTGAAAAAAGGATTAAAATTATGTTTTATCTCACTTTTTTTATTTAGTTGTTCAAGCATAGTAACAACAAGTATAAAAAGTATAAACTATCTTTATTCTGGAGATAAATCAAATATAGTCGGTATAGGACATACACTTAAAGACTATGAACCCGGTTGGTATCCTAGTAAAAATACCCATTTTGAAAGGATATATTATTCCAAAACAAAACTAGAATTAATTAAACCCAAAAATAAGCAGAATAAGTATGTAATATATTGGGCTCATGGAGGTGCATTTCTTTACCCATTAACCAATTTTTACAGAGAACTTGCAGAATATATGATACGTGTTAATGATAATTATGATATAGTTTTTGTGGATTATAGGCAACTACCAGAACATAAATACCCAGAGGGGAATATAGACTTTGAAAACGGTCTTAAATGGTGTATGGAAAAGTATAACAAGGTCTATGTAATGGGTGATTCTGCTGGTGGTAACCTCGTTATGTCAAATTCATTAAAAAGAAGAGATGAAGGACAAAAACTTCCTGATGCTATCGTATTAATATCTCCATTTTTAGATATTTCATATACAGTAAACAGTAGGTTTGAGAATGTTAAAACAGACATATTAATAGGTAGTAAAAAAGATGATTTTAAACCTGCCAAACTTTTAGCAGAAAATGAATATTTTAAGGGATTTGATAATAAGGATCCATACATTTCTCCTGTTTTTGGAGAGTTTGATAATTTCCCTCCTACATATATAGAGGTTAATAAAGGTGAATTACTCTTTGATGATTCAAATATAGTGGCACAAAAATTAAATAAACTTGGTATAGAAAACGAATTAAAAATAACAGAAAACTTATTCCATGACTATATCATATTAAAAGCTTTACCTGAATCAAAAATAGCAATTCAAAACATATTTAAATTTTTGGATAAACAAAGAGGTGAGTAATGGAAAAAGAACTATTAGAAATAAGACAAGAACTATTAGATACTAATCCTGTAGAACTTGCACAAGATCTTGAAGAATTAGAAATACAAGATATAGTTGACATATTGTATTTAATAGAAGTTGAACATTCAGCTGAAGTCTTTCCTTATCTTTCTATAGATAAAAAAGAAGAATTAATATTAAAGTTAAATCAAAACTTTGTATATGACTTAATAGAAAATCTATATACAGATGATATTAAAGAAATTTTAGATAATGAGAATGAAGAAGTAGTTAATAGGATACTTGACCTTGCATCACCAAGTAGAAAGTTACAATTAAATTTACAATTAAAATTTGATGAATATTCTGCCGGGGCTTTAATGTCTGTGGACTTTGTTAAAATATCTGATGAAGATAATGTTTTAATAGCTATGAAAAAAATTAAATCTCAGGAAAAAATAGCTGAGACTATTTCTTATTGTTATGTAGTAAATGAATATTCAACACTTATTGGATGTATATCAATGAAAGATATACTACTTGCACCTGATGATATGCTAATTAAAGATTTAATGGAAAGTGATATAATTACAGTAAATGTAGATGATGACCAAGAAGAAGTTACTCAAGTTTTCTCTAAGTATGATTTACTTGCAGTACCAGTTGTTGATGATATGCACCACATACTTGGAATAATAACTATAGATGACGTTCTTGATATTATAGAAGAAGAAGTAACAGAAGATATTCAAAGAATGAACGCCATTAATCCAACTGAAGGTAATTATTTAGATCTTTCTACATTTGAAATGAGTAAAAGTAGGATAGTTTGGTTATTAATACTTATGATATCAGCAACAGTTTCTGGATCTATAATTACAGCAAACAAAGATATAACAATTCTTTCATCTGTTTTAATATTCATGCCTATGATAATGGATACAGCTGGTAATGCTGGATGTCAATCTAGTGCCATGGTTATAAGAGGGATAGTTGTAGATAATATGACCATTTCTAACATATGGGATATATTAAAAAAAGAATTATTAAGTTCTGCTATACTTGGAGCTATACTATTTGTAATTAATACTTTAAGAATTATAATCCTTATGCCCTCAGTAGGTTTTGTTACAGCTTTCGTTGTATCACTTACTATTCTTATAATCGTTACTACAGCAAATATAATAGGGGGATTACTACCTATTATGGGGCACTACTTTAAAATAGATCCTGCAAGTATGAGTGGACCTGTACTTACTACAGCTTGTGATGCAATTTCACTTATAACATACTTCGGGCTTATAAGACTATTCCACATGGGAGGATTGATATAATGTATACTATAGAACAAATTGAAGATATCTTAATCAATGCTATTCGTGAGAAAAAAGTTG carries:
- the mgtE gene encoding magnesium transporter, encoding MEKELLEIRQELLDTNPVELAQDLEELEIQDIVDILYLIEVEHSAEVFPYLSIDKKEELILKLNQNFVYDLIENLYTDDIKEILDNENEEVVNRILDLASPSRKLQLNLQLKFDEYSAGALMSVDFVKISDEDNVLIAMKKIKSQEKIAETISYCYVVNEYSTLIGCISMKDILLAPDDMLIKDLMESDIITVNVDDDQEEVTQVFSKYDLLAVPVVDDMHHILGIITIDDVLDIIEEEVTEDIQRMNAINPTEGNYLDLSTFEMSKSRIVWLLILMISATVSGSIITANKDITILSSVLIFMPMIMDTAGNAGCQSSAMVIRGIVVDNMTISNIWDILKKELLSSAILGAILFVINTLRIIILMPSVGFVTAFVVSLTILIIVTTANIIGGLLPIMGHYFKIDPASMSGPVLTTACDAISLITYFGLIRLFHMGGLI